One window from the genome of Streptococcus halotolerans encodes:
- a CDS encoding HD domain-containing protein: MKEKVFRDPIHNYIHVKEPIIARLIDSKEFQRLRRIKQVPTTSYTFHGAEHNRFSHCLGVYDIARRVTEIFEQQYADKWNPEESLITMVAALLHDIGHGAYSHTFELLFETDHEAYTQDIITNPETEVNAILRQVSPDFPEKVASVIDHTYANKQVVQLISSQIDCDRMDYLLRDSYYTGTSYGQFDLTRILRVIQPVDNGIVFAKNGMHAVEDYLIGRYQMYMQVYFHPASRAMEVLLQNLLKRAKFLYQNHPQYFQQTSPNLIPFFEKNPSLANYLALDDGVMNTYFQTWITSEDSILKDLASRFVNRKLLTSISFDEDNTSQLNDMITLVRQTGFDPDYYTGIHINLDLPYDVYKPKSNKPRTQIDIAEKDGSKQELSALSPLVASLSGNIHGDRRFYFPKEMLQADDLFAENKINFQKFISNGHLARPL; encoded by the coding sequence ATGAAAGAAAAAGTTTTCCGCGATCCCATCCACAATTACATCCATGTGAAAGAGCCTATTATTGCACGATTAATCGATTCCAAAGAATTCCAACGCCTACGTCGTATTAAGCAGGTCCCCACAACTTCTTATACTTTTCACGGTGCTGAACACAACCGCTTCTCCCATTGTCTGGGTGTCTACGATATCGCCCGTCGTGTCACAGAGATTTTCGAACAACAGTACGCCGACAAATGGAATCCCGAAGAATCACTGATTACCATGGTGGCTGCTTTGCTTCATGACATTGGACACGGCGCCTATTCCCACACCTTCGAATTACTCTTTGAAACAGATCATGAAGCCTATACTCAAGACATCATCACCAATCCAGAAACTGAAGTCAATGCTATCCTTCGTCAAGTATCGCCTGATTTCCCAGAAAAAGTCGCTAGTGTCATCGACCATACCTATGCTAATAAGCAAGTTGTTCAACTGATTTCCAGCCAAATCGACTGTGATCGTATGGATTATTTACTTCGTGACTCTTACTACACCGGAACTTCCTATGGACAATTTGATCTAACCAGGATTTTACGTGTTATCCAACCTGTTGACAATGGCATTGTATTTGCTAAGAACGGTATGCACGCTGTTGAAGACTACCTCATCGGCCGTTATCAGATGTACATGCAAGTCTATTTCCACCCAGCCAGCCGTGCAATGGAAGTTCTCTTGCAAAATCTGTTAAAACGTGCTAAATTTCTTTATCAAAATCATCCTCAATACTTTCAACAAACATCGCCCAATCTCATCCCATTCTTCGAAAAAAATCCTAGTTTAGCTAATTACCTTGCCCTAGACGATGGGGTCATGAATACCTATTTCCAAACATGGATAACTAGCGAAGACAGCATTCTAAAAGACTTGGCTAGCCGTTTCGTCAATCGTAAACTCTTAACGTCAATTAGTTTTGATGAAGACAATACGTCGCAGCTAAATGATATGATAACGTTAGTAAGACAGACCGGATTCGATCCTGATTATTACACAGGCATTCACATCAATCTAGATTTGCCTTACGATGTCTATAAACCTAAAAGTAATAAGCCGCGTACACAGATAGATATCGCCGAAAAAGATGGAAGCAAACAAGAATTATCAGCCCTATCACCCCTAGTGGCCTCACTATCAGGTAATATTCATGGTGACCGTCGATTTTACTTTCCAAAAGAAATGTTGCAGGCAGATGATTTGTTCGCAGAAAACAAGATAAACTTCCAAAAATTTATCTCTAACGGTCATCTGGCAAGGCCCCTATGA
- a CDS encoding DUF1934 domain-containing protein: protein MKIIIDNNIMMDQDLDMVHEEANGEYKEKGEFSYLIYTNSEKERVILKFNADKLTVTRFSNPQSIMTFEKDHFAAAQIPSPLGLQRLVTKTTLFELKEADQELILHYQLLPHPEAEEALADYRMRLRWETK from the coding sequence ATGAAAATTATCATTGATAACAACATTATGATGGATCAGGACCTGGATATGGTTCACGAAGAAGCCAATGGGGAGTATAAGGAAAAAGGTGAATTTTCTTATCTCATTTATACTAATTCGGAAAAAGAACGTGTTATTTTGAAGTTTAATGCCGATAAATTAACGGTAACACGGTTTAGCAACCCTCAGAGCATTATGACATTTGAAAAAGATCATTTTGCAGCAGCTCAAATCCCCTCTCCTTTAGGCTTGCAGCGTCTGGTCACGAAAACCACACTATTTGAATTGAAGGAAGCTGACCAAGAATTAATCCTTCACTACCAGCTGTTACCCCATCCCGAAGCAGAAGAAGCTTTGGCTGATTATCGGATGCGTTTACGCTGGGAGACGAAATAA
- a CDS encoding MFS transporter has product MMSHKKDRSEDITYNRAKLWQIILFAANNTSTNIYLVAFSFVAYFSTGVLGLAAIFVSQLMGYIRIFDGFIDPAIGALIDKTNTKFGKYRPILILGNLITALSFLFLFNIHHFGKGMVMPLFIVALIIHKIGYSMQQTITKAGQTALTNDPKQRPIFNIVDGIMTAILFSGSQIVVSSYLVKKHGGFTESFFVELMWGVILISAVLAVFAIIGIWKKDNSKYFGLGGEKNKKTSLKDYWQVIKGNKPLQVLSLSAALVKFCAQLFGDAVVTVMLFGILFGNYALSGAISAMMVIPNILVTTFAASVARKRGLRSAYILALQIGIVGLMAMGALLFFGEQGGLSFTKWTPYSIAFVIAYIFARYFSSAPSGLVLTMGADISDYETSVSGRYVSGMIGTIFSLTDSVASSFAPMVVGWALTSIGFAKDYPTAETPLTPELKMMTIILFAIIPAAFLLVSLFLMKFYKLDKETMVQIQEKIHTMKAARDKERAMAIAKNVPLSDMDYVDLSKYPVDDK; this is encoded by the coding sequence ATGATGAGTCATAAAAAGGATCGAAGTGAAGATATTACCTATAATCGGGCGAAACTGTGGCAAATTATTTTATTTGCTGCAAATAATACGTCTACCAATATTTATCTGGTAGCCTTTAGTTTTGTTGCCTATTTTTCTACTGGTGTTCTTGGTTTAGCAGCTATATTTGTTAGTCAGTTAATGGGCTATATTCGTATTTTTGATGGGTTTATTGATCCAGCTATCGGTGCCTTAATTGATAAGACGAATACTAAATTTGGTAAATATCGTCCTATTCTTATCTTAGGTAACTTGATTACAGCTCTGTCATTTCTATTCCTGTTCAATATCCATCATTTTGGTAAAGGAATGGTTATGCCATTGTTTATTGTAGCTTTAATTATCCATAAAATTGGTTATTCTATGCAACAAACTATTACCAAAGCTGGTCAAACTGCTCTTACAAATGATCCCAAGCAACGTCCTATCTTTAACATTGTTGATGGTATCATGACAGCTATTTTGTTTTCAGGAAGTCAGATTGTTGTTTCTAGTTATTTAGTTAAAAAACATGGTGGGTTTACGGAAAGTTTCTTTGTTGAGTTGATGTGGGGTGTTATCCTTATTTCAGCTGTCCTTGCCGTATTTGCTATTATTGGAATTTGGAAAAAAGATAATTCTAAATACTTCGGACTAGGTGGCGAGAAGAACAAGAAAACATCGCTCAAAGATTACTGGCAAGTTATTAAAGGGAATAAACCTTTACAAGTTCTTTCCTTGTCTGCCGCTCTTGTCAAGTTCTGTGCACAATTGTTTGGTGATGCTGTTGTCACTGTCATGCTCTTTGGAATCCTTTTTGGCAACTATGCCCTATCTGGTGCCATATCAGCGATGATGGTCATACCAAATATCCTCGTAACCACCTTTGCAGCCAGTGTGGCGCGTAAAAGAGGACTTCGAAGTGCTTATATTTTAGCTCTGCAGATTGGTATCGTTGGTTTAATGGCTATGGGAGCCCTTCTTTTCTTCGGTGAACAAGGTGGTTTGAGTTTTACAAAATGGACACCATATAGCATTGCTTTTGTTATTGCTTATATCTTTGCACGTTACTTCTCATCAGCACCGTCAGGTCTTGTTTTGACGATGGGAGCTGATATTTCAGACTATGAGACTTCTGTCTCAGGACGATATGTTTCAGGTATGATTGGAACTATTTTCTCATTAACTGATTCAGTGGCATCTTCCTTTGCACCGATGGTTGTGGGTTGGGCTCTGACTTCAATTGGTTTTGCCAAAGATTATCCAACGGCAGAAACACCTTTGACACCAGAGTTGAAAATGATGACAATTATTTTATTTGCCATTATCCCAGCAGCTTTCTTACTAGTCTCACTTTTCTTGATGAAATTCTATAAGCTTGATAAAGAAACGATGGTTCAAATTCAAGAAAAAATTCATACTATGAAAGCAGCTCGTGATAAAGAACGTGCTATGGCTATTGCTAAAAATGTTCCATTGTCAGATATGGATTACGTTGATTTATCAAAATACCCAGTGGATGATAAATAA
- a CDS encoding sugar kinase, with protein MLRLSPPQHQTLTQAMQLDCQFGGSELNVLSTLGQLGHTVSLVSAIPDNDLGRMAESFLFAHQIGQEHLVKTGDRLGIYYYQKGFSLRNSRVLYDRKFSSFYESQLSYYDLEAIVKDMDWLHVSGITVALNPNIYAIALALMTKAKEKNIPISFDLNYRESLWESFQQARDALSKLVALADVCIGIEPVSLLTDKGGDLKDELGLTRPYKDREVLLTVLETMVERYGLKYIAFTEREIGATNEYLLKAYLYDAQEAILHETAREAIQVLDRVGTGDAYTAGIIYGLLENTSVPEVLELGMASFKFKHTIEGDINIVTKDDIEQFMKKGSLDIKR; from the coding sequence ATGTTAAGATTGTCTCCCCCACAACATCAAACATTGACTCAGGCTATGCAATTAGACTGTCAGTTTGGCGGATCTGAATTAAATGTTCTATCGACTTTGGGGCAATTAGGGCATACGGTTTCTCTGGTATCAGCTATTCCTGATAATGACTTGGGGCGTATGGCAGAATCATTCTTATTTGCTCACCAAATTGGTCAAGAACATTTGGTGAAAACTGGGGATAGATTGGGCATTTATTACTACCAAAAAGGTTTTTCTCTAAGAAATAGTCGTGTTCTTTATGATCGCAAGTTCTCGTCATTTTACGAGTCGCAATTATCATATTACGATTTAGAGGCTATTGTTAAGGATATGGATTGGCTTCATGTTAGTGGCATAACGGTAGCTTTGAATCCCAATATTTACGCGATAGCTCTTGCTTTAATGACTAAGGCAAAAGAAAAGAATATCCCTATTTCATTTGATTTAAATTACCGTGAAAGTCTTTGGGAATCTTTTCAACAAGCGCGTGATGCCCTGTCTAAGTTGGTTGCTCTGGCAGATGTCTGTATTGGGATTGAACCTGTTTCCCTACTGACGGATAAAGGAGGGGATTTGAAGGATGAGTTAGGCTTGACGAGACCTTACAAAGATCGCGAGGTTCTGTTAACTGTTCTAGAGACAATGGTTGAACGGTATGGTTTGAAATACATCGCTTTTACAGAAAGAGAGATTGGCGCAACGAATGAGTATTTGTTAAAAGCCTACCTCTATGATGCTCAAGAAGCTATCTTACATGAAACTGCTAGGGAGGCTATTCAAGTTTTGGATCGCGTAGGAACTGGCGATGCCTACACGGCTGGGATTATTTATGGTTTGCTTGAAAATACTTCAGTTCCAGAAGTTTTGGAGCTTGGTATGGCTAGCTTCAAATTTAAACATACCATTGAGGGTGACATCAATATCGTCACTAAAGACGATATTGAACAGTTTATGAAAAAAGGTAGCTTAGATATTAAACGATGA
- the uidA gene encoding beta-glucuronidase has translation MLYPILTKTRNVYDLNGLWNFKLGDHNPQELLASDEVMTVPTSFNDVLVDQAKRDYIGDFWYERFVEIPDISKEQEAVLRFGSVTHYAKVYVNGELLGEHRGGFTPFEVLIPDYLMKENRLKVSICANNELNYTTLPVGNYSEELQEDGSFKKKVQENFDFFNYAGIHRPVKLVIRPKIHLSDLVITSQLSDDMTSAIVKVDVTSSQPVDDVKVSIFDEHQQEVVVLENGQAELLDVRLWEVLDAYLYTAHVELIKDGKVLDVYDEPFGIRSVRVSGGQFFINEKPFYFKGFGKHEDTFINGRGLNEAANLLDLNLLKEIGANSFRTSHYPYSEEMMRLADRLGIVVIDEVPAVGLFHNFNASLDASRGDNETWKLLETKGAHEQVISELVQRDKNHPSVVMWVVANEPASHEDGAHEYFEPLIKLYKDLDPEKRPVTLVNIMMADPEHDKVMDLVDVICLNRYYGWYVHHGDLKKAEEGLRKELEDWQALYPDKPIIMTEYGADTLPGLHSMWNIPYTEEFQINFYDMNHKVFDEIANLVGEQVWNFADFETNLTILRVQGNHKGLFSRNRQPKSIVRRFKKRWDNVPNYGYKIKK, from the coding sequence ATGTTATATCCAATTTTAACGAAAACACGTAATGTTTATGATTTAAATGGTTTATGGAATTTTAAGCTTGGTGACCATAATCCTCAAGAACTCCTAGCTTCAGATGAGGTCATGACTGTTCCAACTTCTTTTAACGATGTGCTTGTAGATCAAGCTAAGCGAGATTATATTGGTGATTTTTGGTATGAACGTTTTGTTGAGATTCCTGATATTAGCAAAGAGCAAGAAGCTGTTTTACGCTTTGGTTCTGTAACTCATTATGCCAAAGTCTATGTGAATGGGGAATTGCTTGGAGAACATCGCGGCGGCTTTACACCGTTTGAGGTGCTTATTCCTGATTATTTGATGAAAGAAAATCGTCTCAAAGTTTCTATCTGTGCAAATAATGAACTTAATTATACGACGTTGCCGGTTGGGAATTATAGCGAAGAACTGCAAGAAGATGGTAGTTTTAAAAAGAAAGTTCAGGAGAATTTTGACTTCTTCAACTATGCAGGGATTCATCGTCCAGTGAAGTTAGTGATTCGCCCTAAAATCCATCTTTCAGATCTTGTTATCACGAGTCAACTATCTGATGATATGACTTCTGCTATTGTAAAAGTAGATGTGACTAGCAGTCAGCCTGTTGATGATGTTAAAGTAAGTATTTTTGATGAACATCAACAAGAAGTTGTCGTCTTGGAAAATGGACAAGCTGAGCTGCTAGATGTTCGACTATGGGAAGTTTTGGATGCTTATCTTTACACTGCACATGTTGAGCTTATCAAGGATGGTAAAGTTTTAGATGTTTATGATGAGCCGTTTGGTATCCGAAGTGTTCGAGTGTCGGGCGGCCAATTCTTTATTAATGAAAAACCATTTTACTTTAAAGGTTTCGGAAAACATGAAGATACCTTTATCAATGGTCGTGGGTTGAATGAGGCAGCTAATTTACTTGATCTGAACTTGCTTAAAGAAATCGGTGCTAATTCTTTTAGAACCTCACATTATCCTTATTCTGAAGAGATGATGCGCTTAGCTGATAGATTGGGGATTGTTGTTATCGATGAAGTTCCTGCTGTTGGGCTTTTCCACAATTTTAATGCTTCGCTAGATGCATCTCGAGGAGACAATGAGACGTGGAAACTTTTAGAGACGAAAGGTGCTCATGAACAGGTGATTAGTGAATTGGTTCAAAGAGATAAGAATCACCCTTCGGTTGTTATGTGGGTCGTGGCTAATGAGCCAGCAAGTCATGAGGATGGGGCGCATGAATATTTTGAACCCCTGATTAAGCTATACAAGGATTTAGATCCTGAAAAACGCCCTGTAACCTTAGTTAATATCATGATGGCTGATCCAGAGCATGATAAAGTTATGGACTTGGTTGATGTTATTTGCCTTAACCGCTATTACGGTTGGTATGTGCATCACGGTGATTTGAAAAAAGCAGAAGAAGGATTGCGGAAAGAATTAGAAGATTGGCAAGCACTTTATCCAGATAAACCAATCATCATGACAGAATACGGAGCAGATACCCTTCCAGGTCTTCATTCCATGTGGAATATCCCTTACACAGAAGAATTCCAAATTAATTTTTATGATATGAATCATAAAGTCTTTGATGAAATCGCCAATCTCGTAGGCGAGCAAGTGTGGAATTTTGCTGATTTTGAGACAAATCTTACGATATTGAGAGTACAAGGTAATCACAAAGGACTGTTTTCAAGAAATCGTCAGCCCAAGAGTATTGTTAGGCGTTTTAAAAAACGCTGGGATAATGTTCCGAATTATGGTTATAAGATTAAAAAGTAG
- a CDS encoding FadR/GntR family transcriptional regulator has product MAARPLVEKTAERLLQFILEQGFEVGQRLPNEYDLSEALDAGRSTVREAVRSLVARNILEVRQGSGTYISSKQGVAEDPFGFAFVKDRIKLTTDLFELRYLLEPRIAERAAQFAKEEDIERLEKLALAIEEALKADDPKHLELDVAFHSLIAEMSGNIAVKSLIPVINESIQIINEDYTNRQMKRTSVEAHRNIVNAIKTRHPIGAYDSMMSHILTVRRTVLDDWYDKEIELHGLPKSNE; this is encoded by the coding sequence ATGGCAGCGCGCCCACTGGTTGAAAAAACAGCAGAACGCCTCTTACAATTTATTTTGGAGCAGGGGTTTGAAGTTGGACAAAGATTACCAAATGAATATGATCTGTCAGAAGCTCTAGATGCGGGACGTAGTACCGTCCGAGAGGCAGTTAGAAGTCTTGTAGCTCGTAATATTTTAGAGGTTAGACAAGGCTCAGGAACCTATATTAGTTCCAAACAAGGAGTTGCTGAAGATCCCTTTGGATTTGCTTTTGTCAAAGATCGCATCAAATTAACGACTGATTTATTTGAACTAAGGTATCTTTTGGAACCAAGAATTGCTGAACGTGCCGCCCAATTTGCCAAAGAAGAAGATATTGAACGTTTGGAAAAACTTGCTCTGGCTATTGAAGAAGCACTAAAAGCTGATGATCCAAAGCATTTAGAGCTGGATGTAGCATTCCACAGTTTAATAGCAGAAATGAGTGGGAATATTGCGGTTAAAAGTTTGATTCCTGTGATTAATGAATCCATACAGATTATCAATGAAGATTATACGAATCGTCAGATGAAACGGACTAGTGTCGAAGCTCATCGCAATATCGTGAATGCTATCAAAACAAGGCACCCAATAGGTGCTTATGACAGTATGATGTCTCATATTCTAACAGTGAGACGAACAGTGCTAGATGATTGGTACGACAAGGAAATAGAGCTACATGGATTGCCTAAATCTAACGAATGA
- a CDS encoding bifunctional 4-hydroxy-2-oxoglutarate aldolase/2-dehydro-3-deoxy-phosphogluconate aldolase — MLDILKENYFFAVIRGKDENDAKEIARCAIEGGIRNIEITFSTPNAPQVIRDLTEEFENNDDVVIGAGTVMTVNLAKEAIAAGAKFLVSPHFSAEIQDVAKEAKNLYFPGCATATEVVAAIDAGCSIIKVFPGGIVGPSFIKDIHGPIPQVNLMPSGGVSVANVADWKKAGACAVGIGSALAARVANDGYDSVTEIAKEFIAAVGEQDGI; from the coding sequence ATGTTAGATATTCTAAAAGAAAATTATTTCTTTGCTGTTATACGTGGTAAAGATGAAAATGATGCGAAAGAGATTGCACGATGTGCTATTGAGGGAGGGATTCGAAATATTGAAATCACCTTTTCGACACCAAATGCCCCTCAAGTTATTCGTGATTTGACAGAAGAGTTTGAGAACAACGACGATGTCGTTATTGGGGCAGGAACTGTGATGACAGTTAATCTTGCTAAAGAAGCGATTGCTGCTGGTGCAAAATTCTTAGTTAGTCCGCATTTTTCTGCTGAGATTCAAGACGTGGCAAAAGAAGCCAAAAATCTTTACTTCCCAGGTTGTGCTACAGCGACTGAGGTGGTTGCGGCGATAGACGCTGGTTGTTCGATCATTAAGGTCTTTCCTGGAGGTATTGTAGGTCCAAGTTTTATTAAAGATATTCACGGTCCGATTCCTCAAGTGAATTTAATGCCATCTGGGGGAGTATCTGTAGCCAATGTTGCTGATTGGAAAAAGGCAGGAGCTTGTGCTGTAGGCATTGGTTCTGCCTTAGCAGCGCGTGTCGCTAATGATGGATATGATTCAGTGACTGAGATTGCAAAAGAATTTATTGCAGCTGTAGGAGAACAAGATGGGATTTAA
- the uxaC gene encoding glucuronate isomerase, whose product MGFNDETFMLTSEPALKLYEQIKDQPIFDYHCHLDPKEIFENKVYDNIVDLWLGGDHYKWRLMRAHGISEDLITGAASKLDKFKAFARSLSRSYGNPVYHWSAMELKNVFGIDEVLTEENAEDIYHRINEILKTKKISPRKLIKDSQVTFIGTTDHPLDSLEWHQKLADDASFETTVAPTFRPDEAFIEHRNFSDFIHRLSQVTAVSIEEFQDFINALERRVAYFAEKGCKASDISFTEIVFEEADKETLDNLLKIVQEGYQPSQLEINQWQTAVFAELCRLYKQYGFVTQVHFGALRNNHSDIFRQLGSDVGVDSLGDQTALAINMNRFLDYLAQQNNLPKMIWYNLNPSYNIVVANTLANFQANEEGIKSYLQFGAGWWFADTKSGMLSQMTALAEQGVLANFVGMLTDSRSFLSYQRHDYFRRILASYLGQWMVDGEVPKDYDAIGQMAKDIAYNNAVEYFND is encoded by the coding sequence ATGGGATTTAATGACGAAACTTTTATGTTAACGAGCGAGCCAGCTCTAAAACTTTATGAGCAAATTAAGGATCAACCGATTTTTGACTACCATTGCCATCTTGATCCAAAAGAAATCTTTGAGAATAAGGTCTATGACAATATCGTTGATTTATGGCTGGGTGGGGATCATTACAAATGGCGTCTCATGCGGGCGCACGGCATCTCTGAAGACCTTATCACAGGAGCAGCTTCTAAATTAGATAAGTTCAAAGCCTTTGCGCGCAGTCTCTCGCGTTCTTATGGCAATCCTGTTTATCATTGGTCAGCCATGGAGTTAAAAAATGTCTTTGGGATTGATGAGGTGTTAACAGAAGAAAATGCTGAAGATATTTATCATCGAATTAATGAAATTCTAAAAACCAAAAAGATTAGCCCACGTAAACTGATTAAGGATAGTCAGGTTACATTTATCGGAACGACAGATCATCCTTTGGATTCCTTAGAATGGCATCAAAAATTAGCTGACGATGCTAGCTTTGAAACGACTGTTGCACCGACCTTTCGTCCAGATGAGGCTTTTATAGAACATCGAAATTTTAGTGATTTCATTCATCGATTGAGCCAGGTAACAGCAGTATCAATTGAAGAATTTCAAGACTTTATCAATGCTCTTGAAAGGCGTGTCGCTTATTTTGCTGAAAAAGGCTGCAAAGCAAGTGATATTAGTTTTACCGAGATTGTCTTTGAAGAAGCTGATAAAGAGACTTTGGATAATCTTTTGAAAATTGTTCAAGAAGGCTATCAGCCAAGCCAGTTGGAAATCAATCAATGGCAAACGGCAGTATTTGCAGAACTTTGTCGCCTTTATAAACAATATGGCTTTGTAACACAGGTTCATTTTGGAGCTTTGCGTAATAATCATTCTGACATTTTTCGACAGTTAGGAAGTGATGTTGGGGTGGATTCACTTGGTGATCAAACAGCACTGGCTATTAATATGAATCGATTTTTGGATTATTTAGCTCAACAAAACAATCTGCCAAAAATGATTTGGTATAACTTAAATCCTAGCTACAACATTGTTGTTGCTAATACTCTAGCCAACTTCCAAGCTAACGAAGAAGGGATTAAATCCTACCTTCAGTTTGGTGCTGGTTGGTGGTTTGCAGATACAAAGTCTGGTATGTTGAGTCAGATGACAGCTCTGGCAGAACAAGGTGTCCTTGCTAATTTTGTTGGTATGCTAACAGACTCTCGCAGTTTCTTATCTTACCAACGTCATGATTATTTCCGTCGTATCCTTGCTTCTTATTTGGGGCAGTGGATGGTAGATGGTGAAGTTCCAAAGGATTATGACGCAATAGGTCAAATGGCTAAGGATATTGCTTATAACAATGCTGTTGAATATTTTAACGATTAA
- a CDS encoding mannonate dehydratase encodes MKMSFRWYGKNDPVSLEEIRSIPGMQGIVTAVYDVPVGQVWPLENILELKKMVEDAGLEITVIESIPVHEDIKQGKPNRDELIENYKTSIKNVGEAGIPVVCYNFMPVFDWTRSDLNHPLPDGSTSLAFLKEDLEGVDPVADDLNLPGWDSSYSKEEMKAIIENYRNNISEEDLWANLEYFIKAIMPTAEAAGVKMAIHPDDPPYGIFGLPRIITGQEAVERFLDIYDSSNNGITMCVGSYASDPRNDVITMTEYALKRNRINFMHTRNVASGDWGFQETAHLSQAGDIDMNAIVKLLVDYDWKGALRPDHGRRIWSDQTKTPGYGLYDRALGATYFNGLYEANMRAAGKIPDFGITEKTVGDK; translated from the coding sequence ATGAAAATGTCATTTCGTTGGTACGGGAAAAATGATCCTGTATCACTTGAGGAAATTAGATCCATTCCAGGTATGCAGGGGATTGTAACAGCTGTTTATGATGTTCCTGTCGGACAGGTATGGCCTTTAGAGAATATCCTCGAACTCAAAAAAATGGTCGAAGATGCGGGTCTTGAAATTACAGTTATTGAATCTATTCCTGTTCATGAGGACATTAAGCAAGGAAAACCCAATCGTGATGAATTGATTGAAAATTATAAAACGTCCATCAAAAATGTTGGAGAAGCTGGTATTCCGGTTGTTTGTTACAATTTTATGCCAGTTTTTGACTGGACGCGTTCTGATCTGAATCACCCACTTCCAGACGGTTCAACTTCGCTTGCCTTTCTCAAAGAAGATCTAGAAGGGGTTGATCCAGTGGCAGATGATTTGAACTTGCCAGGTTGGGATTCATCTTATTCAAAAGAAGAAATGAAGGCGATTATTGAAAATTATCGCAATAATATTTCTGAAGAAGATTTGTGGGCTAACTTAGAATACTTTATCAAAGCGATTATGCCAACAGCTGAAGCTGCAGGTGTTAAAATGGCGATTCACCCTGATGACCCACCGTATGGCATCTTTGGACTTCCACGTATCATCACTGGTCAAGAAGCCGTTGAACGCTTTCTTGATATTTATGATTCGTCAAATAATGGCATTACAATGTGTGTGGGTTCATATGCATCAGACCCTCGAAATGATGTGATTACCATGACAGAATATGCTTTAAAACGCAATCGCATCAACTTTATGCACACGCGAAATGTTGCTTCGGGGGACTGGGGCTTTCAAGAAACTGCGCATTTGTCGCAAGCTGGTGACATTGATATGAATGCTATCGTGAAGTTACTGGTTGATTATGATTGGAAGGGCGCTCTCCGTCCAGATCATGGGCGTCGTATTTGGAGTGATCAGACCAAGACTCCTGGTTATGGCTTGTATGATAGAGCGCTTGGTGCAACTTACTTCAATGGTTTGTACGAAGCTAATATGCGAGCAGCAGGTAAAATCCCTGATTTTGGTATCACTGAAAAAACGGTTGGTGATAAATAA
- a CDS encoding SDR family oxidoreductase: MSRVIEFKDKVVVVTGAGGVLCGYMAKEFAKAGAKVALLDLNQEAAQKFVNDIEAAGGVAKAYKANVLDKDNLEEVRQAVLSDLGPTDILVNGAGGNNPKATTDNEFHQTDLPEGTKSFFDLDKAGIEFVFNLNYLGTLLPTQVFARDMVGRKGANIINISSMNAFTPLTKIPAYSGAKAAISNFTQWLAVHFSKVGIRCNAIAPGFLVTNQNRGLLFNKDGSPSERAEKILCNTPMERFGEAEELIGGLFFLADENSASFVNGVVLPIDGGFSAYSGV, from the coding sequence ATGTCTAGAGTTATTGAATTTAAAGATAAAGTAGTTGTTGTTACAGGTGCTGGTGGTGTTCTTTGTGGTTATATGGCAAAGGAGTTTGCCAAAGCGGGTGCTAAAGTAGCACTTTTAGACCTCAATCAAGAAGCAGCTCAAAAATTTGTTAACGACATTGAAGCTGCTGGTGGGGTTGCTAAAGCCTACAAAGCCAATGTTTTAGATAAAGACAATCTTGAAGAAGTACGCCAAGCGGTTCTATCGGATTTGGGTCCGACAGATATTCTTGTCAATGGGGCAGGGGGAAATAACCCTAAAGCAACGACAGACAATGAATTTCACCAAACAGATTTGCCTGAGGGAACAAAATCATTTTTTGATTTAGATAAAGCTGGTATTGAGTTTGTCTTTAATCTTAACTACTTAGGAACCTTGCTTCCTACTCAGGTTTTTGCCCGAGATATGGTGGGACGTAAAGGAGCAAATATAATCAATATTTCTAGTATGAATGCCTTTACACCATTAACCAAGATTCCTGCCTATTCTGGAGCTAAAGCCGCTATTTCGAATTTTACGCAATGGTTAGCAGTACATTTTTCAAAAGTTGGTATCCGCTGCAATGCTATTGCCCCAGGCTTCTTGGTAACCAATCAAAATCGTGGTCTTCTCTTTAATAAAGACGGTTCACCTTCAGAACGTGCGGAAAAAATTCTTTGTAATACTCCTATGGAGCGTTTTGGAGAAGCTGAAGAATTAATTGGTGGTCTTTTCTTCCTAGCGGATGAAAATTCAGCAAGTTTTGTTAATGGTGTTGTCCTTCCAATTGATGGTGGCTTCTCAGCCTATTCAGGCGTCTAA